In the Candidatus Ozemobacteraceae bacterium genome, one interval contains:
- a CDS encoding phosphatidate cytidylyltransferase produces MISRLPLIFLGIPLVYGILAAGPWPRCVLFSIIAAAGQWELFGMFGPKTPEPKYIYEYTSGAVLLAATTLWGERGLLFGTGLIAAGHAMATVSRGLDGRGWQRFALGLAGMMYLPFCLGFFQLIAGTSGATAVFALLIVVWALDIGAYLFGLSLRRFWDARLAPNISPNKTVVGAVGGTLACLAAVWLLDRHGWLPVPEERLWAFGLTAALLGQAADLFESVLKREAGVKDSSTLLGAHGGMLDRIDSVLFLGPLAYVFLIA; encoded by the coding sequence ATGATCTCGAGGCTCCCGCTCATTTTTCTCGGCATTCCCCTCGTGTACGGCATTCTCGCGGCGGGCCCGTGGCCCCGTTGCGTTCTCTTTTCGATCATCGCGGCCGCCGGCCAGTGGGAGCTGTTCGGCATGTTCGGCCCGAAGACGCCGGAACCAAAATATATTTATGAATATACATCTGGGGCCGTCCTGCTCGCCGCGACCACCCTGTGGGGCGAACGCGGACTCCTGTTCGGCACGGGTCTGATCGCCGCCGGTCACGCGATGGCGACCGTCAGCCGCGGTCTCGACGGCAGAGGGTGGCAGCGATTCGCTCTCGGCCTCGCGGGAATGATGTATCTCCCGTTCTGCCTGGGTTTCTTCCAGTTGATCGCCGGCACTTCCGGGGCGACGGCCGTTTTCGCTCTCCTGATCGTCGTCTGGGCCCTCGACATCGGCGCCTATCTGTTCGGCCTGTCGCTCCGCCGGTTCTGGGACGCCCGCCTGGCCCCCAACATCAGCCCGAACAAGACCGTCGTCGGCGCGGTCGGCGGGACTCTGGCCTGTCTCGCAGCGGTCTGGCTGCTCGACCGGCACGGCTGGTTGCCGGTTCCCGAGGAGCGGCTCTGGGCGTTCGGCCTGACCGCGGCGCTGCTCGGCCAGGCGGCCGACCTGTTCGAGTCGGTCCTGAAGCGGGAGGCGGGCGTCAAGGATTCGAGCACCCTGCTCGGCGCTCACGGCGGCATGCTCGACCGCATCGACAGCGTTCTGTTCCTGGGCCCTCTGGCCTACGTATTTCTGATCGCCTGA
- the frr gene encoding ribosome recycling factor gives MTTVDSIIKESTDKMVQSIEVLKKEFSTMRTSRATPSLLDRITVNHYGTETALHHVASISAPDPKTLVIQPWEKNLLGEIEKAIQKSDLGLNPQNDGHVIRLPIPALTEERRNDLVKTCKKKAEEFRVAIRNVRRDANDAVKALEKKSTITQDESKKAVDRVQKITDEHIEKLNKVLETKEKEIMGK, from the coding sequence ATGACCACAGTCGATTCGATCATCAAGGAAAGCACCGACAAGATGGTTCAGTCGATCGAGGTGCTGAAGAAGGAATTCTCGACGATGCGCACGTCGCGCGCGACGCCGTCGCTGCTCGACCGCATCACCGTCAATCATTACGGAACCGAGACGGCCCTGCATCACGTCGCTTCGATCTCCGCCCCTGATCCCAAAACGCTCGTGATCCAGCCCTGGGAGAAAAACCTTCTGGGCGAGATCGAAAAGGCGATTCAGAAGTCGGACCTCGGCCTGAACCCGCAGAACGACGGCCACGTCATCCGCCTGCCGATTCCCGCGCTGACCGAAGAGCGCCGCAACGACCTGGTCAAGACGTGCAAGAAGAAGGCCGAGGAGTTTCGGGTCGCCATCCGAAACGTCCGGCGCGACGCGAACGACGCGGTCAAGGCCCTCGAGAAGAAGAGCACGATCACGCAGGACGAGAGTAAGAAGGCCGTCGACCGCGTGCAGAAGATCACCGACGAGCATATCGAGAAACTGAACAAGGTGCTCGAAACCAAGGAAAAGGAGATCATGGGGAAGTAA
- a CDS encoding LysM domain-containing protein, translated as MRFYRPMRARDPLLALLLSVGAAVMPVPVAAQEYPVALSDEAGQADGVALPGMGGLLQAPPKVVAMPLEAGDVRAPIEPPAAMVNKARSRVQNTAASVRVAAAAGAAQNAAPATARGYEAGGYVVQAGDTAPAIAQKLLGNANRWQELMAFNRIADPNSLVVGQRLLLPVAAGAVNVSRTAPARMAPAAAAPTQVAVARPAVAAAPVVRAPVRASAAAQEYEAVEPEPDVAPPVSTPKRAAANAPAVAQAKPAGRTAGFDADASYYGQSGGTYVVQKGDTLGKIAKKLLGSSKRWREIAGANPQINPNRLEAGMSLSIPGMEPPAQMAAAQSFDAGGQAAVPAYEPPPMAPPPPSFSAPPTAMMPPAPPVAATPQGMEPPPPPPYMSTGAIPPAPIMAAPQAGPDTATTLYREEKYRIPDELKPTDFSPYFLNLRGYHGLIETESALIPYYKTWHFGFGFRYDKYKYLNGKDNIIDGRQWVMPVSLMYTGRKLMAGVTVPFQSWEVTRTGGGFPTVDLSGIHDPELKLGYQIWKNYEGNHAVLLHVAGKFSSDNYHQPLINLSGKSRVGVKIGPANATRGSWVEFGGAYSGRISDRWASHVNLGIANDAEDSISKYMYRGGVDYRVNQHFSLIGEIDGESWEMDNGPDGPNIDLILGMSVFNEGWQASLGFPMSLQSEFGYGHDFGVTFGLNTRWD; from the coding sequence ATGCGATTCTATAGACCGATGCGGGCCAGGGACCCGCTGCTCGCCCTGCTGTTATCGGTGGGCGCCGCAGTCATGCCCGTCCCCGTCGCCGCGCAGGAATACCCTGTCGCGTTGAGCGACGAGGCCGGACAGGCCGACGGCGTCGCCTTGCCCGGTATGGGCGGGCTGCTCCAGGCGCCGCCGAAGGTGGTCGCCATGCCGCTGGAGGCCGGCGACGTGCGCGCGCCGATCGAGCCGCCCGCGGCCATGGTGAACAAGGCCAGGAGCCGCGTCCAGAACACGGCCGCATCGGTTCGCGTCGCGGCTGCCGCCGGTGCGGCCCAGAATGCCGCTCCCGCGACGGCACGTGGCTATGAAGCTGGCGGATACGTGGTCCAGGCGGGCGACACCGCTCCCGCAATTGCGCAGAAGCTCCTCGGGAACGCCAATCGCTGGCAGGAACTGATGGCCTTCAACCGGATCGCCGACCCGAACTCCCTGGTGGTCGGTCAGCGTCTGCTTCTGCCCGTCGCCGCCGGCGCCGTCAACGTTTCGCGTACCGCTCCGGCCCGGATGGCACCCGCTGCGGCTGCACCAACGCAGGTTGCTGTTGCCAGGCCCGCCGTCGCGGCCGCTCCGGTGGTGCGCGCCCCTGTGCGGGCCTCTGCGGCGGCGCAGGAGTATGAAGCCGTCGAGCCCGAGCCTGATGTCGCACCGCCCGTGAGCACGCCGAAGAGAGCCGCCGCCAACGCTCCCGCCGTCGCGCAGGCGAAGCCGGCTGGCAGAACCGCCGGGTTCGATGCCGATGCCAGCTATTACGGCCAGAGCGGCGGAACCTACGTCGTCCAGAAGGGCGACACGCTCGGAAAGATCGCGAAGAAACTGCTTGGTTCGAGCAAGCGCTGGCGCGAAATCGCCGGGGCGAACCCGCAGATCAATCCCAACCGCCTCGAAGCAGGCATGAGCCTGAGCATCCCCGGAATGGAACCACCGGCCCAGATGGCCGCTGCCCAGTCGTTCGATGCGGGTGGCCAGGCCGCCGTTCCTGCCTACGAACCGCCGCCCATGGCCCCGCCGCCGCCGTCGTTCTCGGCTCCTCCGACCGCGATGATGCCTCCGGCCCCCCCCGTGGCGGCCACTCCCCAGGGGATGGAGCCTCCCCCTCCGCCGCCCTACATGAGCACCGGTGCAATTCCTCCGGCTCCCATCATGGCAGCCCCGCAGGCCGGACCCGACACCGCCACCACGCTCTACCGCGAAGAAAAATACCGGATTCCGGACGAGCTCAAGCCCACCGACTTCTCCCCCTATTTCCTGAATTTGCGCGGATATCACGGCCTGATCGAAACCGAAAGCGCCCTGATTCCCTATTACAAGACCTGGCACTTCGGGTTCGGATTCCGCTACGACAAATATAAATATCTCAACGGCAAGGACAACATCATCGACGGTCGCCAGTGGGTCATGCCCGTCAGCCTGATGTATACCGGCAGGAAACTGATGGCCGGCGTCACCGTACCGTTCCAGTCCTGGGAAGTCACCCGGACCGGCGGCGGATTCCCCACCGTCGACCTCTCGGGCATTCATGATCCGGAATTGAAGCTCGGATACCAGATCTGGAAAAATTACGAAGGCAACCATGCGGTTCTGCTGCATGTCGCCGGCAAGTTCTCCTCCGACAATTATCACCAGCCTCTGATCAATCTTTCCGGCAAATCACGCGTCGGCGTCAAGATCGGTCCCGCCAATGCGACGCGCGGCAGCTGGGTGGAGTTCGGCGGCGCATACTCGGGCCGCATCAGCGACCGCTGGGCGAGCCACGTGAACCTCGGCATCGCCAACGACGCGGAAGACAGCATCTCGAAATACATGTATCGCGGCGGCGTCGATTACCGCGTAAACCAGCACTTCTCTCTGATCGGCGAAATCGATGGCGAATCCTGGGAGATGGACAACGGCCCCGATGGCCCGAACATCGATCTCATCCTGGGCATGTCTGTGTTCAACGAGGGCTGGCAGGCGAGCCTCGGCTTCCCGATGTCCCTCCAGAGCGAGTTCGGATACGGACATGACTTCGGGGTGACGTTTGGATTGAACACCCGCTGGGACTAA
- the uppS gene encoding polyprenyl diphosphate synthase yields the protein MTQPAAIERQQQLEALLKQIRSSPVPVPAHIGIIMDGNGRWAKMRGYSRIRGHQTGARNVKTIVRFADKRLGVRHISLYAFSIENWARPSFEVSALMRLIRAYIVHERNELHAENVQFRLVGRREGLAPEILEEARQSTELMSRNTGLTLNLCINYGGRAEIVDAVRRIVASGISPEKIDEKLISGNLYAPDVPDPDLIVRTSGEMRLSNFLLWQSAYSELYITDVLWPDFDELELAKAVAAYQGRERRFGKTGEQIGGKGSK from the coding sequence ATGACACAACCAGCAGCAATCGAGCGGCAGCAACAGCTCGAAGCCCTTCTGAAACAGATCCGGTCGTCCCCCGTCCCGGTTCCGGCCCATATCGGCATCATCATGGACGGCAACGGCAGATGGGCGAAGATGCGCGGCTACAGCCGCATTCGCGGTCACCAGACCGGCGCCAGGAACGTCAAGACGATCGTCCGGTTCGCCGACAAGCGGCTCGGCGTAAGACATATCAGTCTCTATGCGTTCTCGATCGAGAACTGGGCGCGGCCCAGTTTCGAAGTCTCCGCGCTCATGCGGCTGATCCGCGCCTACATCGTGCATGAGCGAAACGAACTCCACGCAGAGAACGTCCAGTTTCGGCTCGTCGGCAGACGCGAGGGACTCGCCCCAGAGATTCTCGAGGAGGCGAGGCAGTCGACCGAACTGATGTCGCGCAACACCGGCCTCACGCTGAATCTCTGCATCAACTACGGCGGCCGGGCCGAAATCGTTGACGCCGTCCGGCGGATCGTCGCGTCCGGCATCTCGCCGGAAAAGATCGACGAGAAGCTGATTTCGGGGAATCTCTACGCCCCCGACGTTCCCGATCCCGACCTGATCGTCCGGACGAGCGGCGAGATGAGACTGAGCAATTTTTTGCTCTGGCAGAGTGCATATAGCGAACTTTATATAACGGACGTCCTCTGGCCGGACTTCGACGAACTCGAGCTCGCGAAGGCCGTCGCCGCCTATCAGGGCCGCGAGCGCCGCTTCGGCAAGACCGGGGAGCAGATCGGCGGCAAGGGTTCGAAATGA
- a CDS encoding M50 family metallopeptidase: protein MIISAILVTLKTIFSICFVLGSIALVHELGHYLTAKLTGIWVLEFAIGFGNRLLKIKWGETIYSIRPFPLGGFVRLAGMDTEEEEEKKEEEQAEATEGAEPAPKADEPPEDPDDKLPQLAPDDPRGYPSKPRWAKVLVLSAGSIMNMVWAVVLFVVIYAVSGGPLTNIMVMDALKDQPAYQAGVRAGDTITAIDGVVLEDWSEGVKMIQAAGGRQLVLDIARDHPTPRGAFGGGVLSGDYAVNRGSYEVHRRELLKVTVVPTGVSGSGRIGISLAPNNFDFRVLSFGKACQRGFDAAVGLTMQTVNGLYKMVVRETQADVAGPVKIMQMIKEQAHKGIFELLYLTAMLSINIGLINLLPLPVLDGGRIVFVLLEAVFAVLRMLTGINLAITPKVEENIHFVGLLFLLTVLLLVTYQDIRSFF, encoded by the coding sequence ATGATCATCTCTGCCATTCTCGTCACTCTCAAAACGATCTTTTCCATCTGCTTTGTCCTCGGAAGCATCGCCCTCGTCCATGAACTCGGCCATTACCTGACCGCGAAACTCACCGGCATCTGGGTTCTCGAGTTCGCGATCGGGTTCGGAAACCGGCTTCTGAAAATCAAGTGGGGGGAGACGATCTACTCGATCCGCCCCTTCCCTCTCGGCGGTTTCGTCCGGCTCGCCGGCATGGACACCGAGGAGGAAGAGGAAAAGAAAGAGGAAGAACAGGCCGAAGCCACGGAGGGCGCCGAACCTGCGCCGAAAGCCGATGAACCGCCGGAAGATCCCGATGATAAGCTTCCCCAGCTCGCCCCTGACGACCCGCGCGGGTATCCGAGCAAGCCCCGGTGGGCCAAAGTGCTCGTTCTCTCGGCGGGTTCGATCATGAACATGGTCTGGGCCGTCGTGCTGTTCGTCGTCATCTACGCCGTTTCGGGCGGTCCCCTCACCAACATCATGGTCATGGACGCCCTCAAGGACCAGCCGGCCTACCAGGCTGGGGTGCGGGCCGGCGATACGATCACCGCGATCGACGGCGTCGTGCTCGAGGACTGGAGCGAGGGCGTGAAGATGATCCAGGCGGCGGGCGGACGGCAACTCGTGCTCGACATCGCTCGCGACCACCCCACCCCGCGCGGCGCGTTCGGCGGCGGCGTGCTTTCAGGCGACTACGCCGTGAACCGCGGCTCGTACGAGGTTCATCGCCGCGAACTCCTGAAAGTCACCGTCGTTCCGACGGGCGTTTCGGGAAGCGGTCGCATCGGGATCAGCCTCGCCCCGAACAACTTCGATTTCCGCGTCCTCTCGTTCGGAAAGGCCTGCCAGCGCGGTTTCGACGCCGCCGTCGGCCTGACGATGCAGACGGTGAACGGCCTCTACAAGATGGTCGTTCGCGAGACCCAGGCGGACGTCGCCGGGCCGGTCAAAATCATGCAGATGATCAAAGAGCAGGCGCACAAGGGCATCTTCGAGCTTCTCTACCTGACGGCAATGCTGTCGATCAACATCGGCCTTATCAATCTGTTGCCCCTGCCGGTGCTGGACGGCGGCCGCATCGTGTTCGTTCTGCTCGAAGCCGTCTTCGCCGTGCTCCGGATGCTGACCGGCATCAATCTCGCGATCACCCCGAAGGTCGAGGAGAACATTCATTTCGTCGGACTCCTGTTCCTGCTGACCGTGCTGTTGCTGGTCACCTACCAGGATATCCGCAGCTTCTTCTGA
- a CDS encoding 4Fe-4S binding protein: MYRISEDCVECGSCLAVCPMKAIREGEPFVITSKCNDCGRCAEVCPVEAIRPAGADD, translated from the coding sequence ATGTATCGCATCAGCGAAGACTGCGTCGAATGCGGCTCCTGCCTCGCCGTGTGCCCGATGAAAGCCATCAGGGAAGGCGAGCCGTTCGTCATCACCAGCAAATGCAATGACTGCGGCCGCTGCGCCGAAGTCTGCCCCGTTGAAGCCATACGACCCGCCGGGGCCGACGACTGA
- a CDS encoding pirin family protein has product MRKLREIRKIVSGSRQEDGAGVKLVRVIGHADVKEFDPFLMLDAFDSRNPDDYVRGFPWHPHRGIETVTYLISGNIEHGDSLGNKGVITDGSCQWMTAGSGIIHQEMPQASERMLGLQLWVNLPRKDKMAEPQYRDITATSIPKLRDGDAAVAVMSGRYGDAEGPTQGDYVKVLALDVDLKPGASWRLETDPESTVFVYLFEGSGAFGNDPTTIESHRAVLFGEGEELAVAAGPAGLRFMLFAGRPLREPVAWGGPIVMNTREELRQAFAEIDNNTFIRHPR; this is encoded by the coding sequence ATGAGGAAATTGAGAGAGATTCGGAAAATCGTGAGCGGGAGCAGGCAGGAGGACGGGGCTGGCGTGAAACTCGTTCGCGTCATCGGGCATGCCGACGTGAAGGAGTTCGACCCGTTTCTGATGCTGGATGCCTTCGACTCGCGGAACCCAGACGATTACGTGCGGGGGTTCCCCTGGCATCCGCATCGCGGGATCGAGACGGTGACATATCTTATATCAGGAAATATAGAACACGGCGACAGTCTCGGCAACAAGGGGGTCATCACCGACGGGAGCTGCCAGTGGATGACGGCGGGAAGCGGCATCATCCACCAGGAGATGCCCCAGGCGTCGGAGCGGATGCTCGGGCTTCAGCTCTGGGTGAACCTGCCGCGGAAGGACAAGATGGCGGAGCCGCAGTATCGCGACATCACCGCGACCAGCATTCCGAAACTCCGCGACGGGGACGCCGCCGTCGCCGTCATGTCGGGCCGGTACGGCGACGCCGAGGGACCGACGCAGGGAGATTACGTGAAGGTGCTCGCCCTCGACGTCGATCTGAAGCCTGGCGCGTCCTGGCGCCTCGAGACGGACCCGGAATCCACCGTTTTCGTGTATCTGTTCGAAGGGTCCGGAGCTTTCGGAAACGATCCGACGACGATCGAAAGCCACCGGGCCGTTCTGTTCGGCGAGGGTGAAGAACTGGCCGTCGCCGCGGGACCGGCGGGCCTGCGCTTCATGCTGTTCGCAGGCCGACCTTTGCGCGAGCCGGTGGCCTGGGGCGGCCCGATCGTGATGAACACCCGCGAAGAACTCCGACAGGCCTTCGCCGAGATCGACAACAACACGTTCATCCGCCACCCTCGCTGA
- a CDS encoding CvpA family protein: protein MSDQSEASGTIGPSPMFVVLLRILVFSFLGFAAVISWFIARQHQDLNIFTWTLLCVLTIWFGFQGWLQGAISAVLGWFRLAASIAAGYFFGTIAGSAAGLSGFAATVGGFYLCAIGVYVVIGLLGRLAIDPKRSPGMLDAAAGLFLGAAEGFVLFALVSWPLSLYQPVWNTSPVSLAGNVSQKVSGVVSPFVPAQASGVVELVALARDAKSGIDPEKVDQERLATLFAPVRSHPKVQALSNDAELRTLIQQKNAAALMKHPKVLDLLNDKDVQSLAAGIDLHEVASVLRAGLRAEPRKYEE from the coding sequence ATGAGTGACCAATCGGAAGCCTCTGGAACGATCGGCCCGTCGCCGATGTTCGTCGTCCTGCTCCGGATTCTCGTTTTTTCGTTCCTGGGGTTTGCCGCCGTCATCTCGTGGTTCATCGCGCGACAGCATCAGGACCTGAACATCTTTACCTGGACTCTGCTGTGCGTCCTGACGATCTGGTTCGGCTTCCAGGGATGGCTTCAGGGAGCGATCTCCGCCGTTCTCGGATGGTTCAGGCTCGCTGCCTCGATCGCCGCCGGATATTTCTTTGGAACTATCGCCGGCTCTGCCGCCGGTTTGAGCGGATTTGCCGCCACGGTCGGCGGTTTCTATCTCTGCGCGATCGGCGTCTACGTCGTCATCGGCCTGCTCGGCCGCCTGGCGATCGATCCGAAACGCTCCCCCGGCATGCTCGACGCCGCCGCCGGGCTCTTTCTCGGCGCCGCCGAAGGGTTCGTCCTGTTCGCTCTCGTCTCCTGGCCGCTTTCCCTGTATCAGCCCGTCTGGAACACCTCACCGGTCTCCCTGGCCGGGAACGTATCGCAGAAAGTTTCGGGTGTCGTCTCTCCCTTCGTTCCCGCGCAGGCTTCCGGCGTCGTGGAGCTGGTCGCCCTCGCCCGGGATGCAAAGTCCGGAATCGACCCTGAAAAAGTCGATCAGGAACGTCTCGCCACGCTCTTCGCCCCCGTCCGGTCGCACCCGAAAGTCCAGGCTCTCTCGAACGACGCCGAGCTCCGAACGCTCATTCAACAGAAAAACGCCGCCGCCCTGATGAAACACCCGAAAGTCCTCGATCTGCTGAACGACAAGGATGTCCAGTCACTCGCTGCGGGAATCGACCTCCACGAGGTGGCCTCGGTTCTGCGCGCAGGCCTGCGCGCAGAACCGAGGAAGTATGAAGAGTGA
- a CDS encoding histone deacetylase encodes MYSPDLLLHDPLVTGPEGTRLQLIIEELVNAGMWPDQIHEADIATMKRLREIHDPEYLELLHKRCTHGVGSLDQDTPVMEKSFEVARFGAGGVLDAIDLIMDGKIPNAACLTAMPGHHAGYKKFGFGSLLNYAAAGAHYLSKKFGLKRIAIVDLDADHGVGTQEIFWERRDVLTVSLHEYPGRTGTGHYSETGKQPASGYNVNIPLPSGYGDREYLVCWREMIVPMLKQYEPEFLIVPWGTNILAEEGGTHLLVSQHGLLALFREVFGTARQLCKGKIVTVLEGGAPGRAQATAFANHAQLLINNRLLPVDKGKKEEIISYSDWYAYAKLLKANFRKYWKV; translated from the coding sequence ATGTACAGCCCCGACCTCCTGCTCCATGATCCGCTTGTGACTGGCCCGGAAGGGACCAGGCTCCAGCTGATCATCGAGGAGTTGGTCAACGCCGGCATGTGGCCCGACCAGATCCATGAAGCCGATATCGCGACGATGAAACGGCTTCGCGAAATCCACGACCCCGAGTATCTCGAGCTGCTGCACAAGCGCTGCACCCACGGCGTCGGCTCGCTCGACCAGGACACGCCGGTCATGGAAAAATCCTTCGAGGTCGCCCGCTTCGGGGCCGGCGGCGTTCTCGATGCGATCGATCTGATCATGGACGGCAAGATCCCGAATGCGGCGTGCCTCACCGCGATGCCAGGCCATCATGCCGGATACAAAAAATTCGGCTTCGGAAGCCTCCTGAACTATGCGGCGGCCGGCGCTCACTACCTCTCGAAGAAGTTCGGCCTCAAGCGCATCGCCATCGTCGATCTCGATGCCGACCACGGCGTCGGAACGCAGGAAATTTTCTGGGAACGGCGCGACGTGCTGACCGTTTCCCTGCACGAATACCCCGGCAGAACCGGAACGGGACATTACTCCGAGACCGGCAAGCAGCCGGCCAGCGGCTACAACGTGAACATTCCTCTGCCCTCCGGATACGGCGACCGGGAATACCTCGTCTGCTGGCGCGAAATGATCGTCCCGATGCTGAAACAGTATGAGCCCGAATTCCTCATTGTCCCGTGGGGGACGAACATCCTGGCCGAGGAGGGCGGGACACACCTTCTGGTCAGCCAGCATGGGCTGTTGGCGTTGTTTCGCGAAGTGTTCGGGACGGCCAGACAACTGTGCAAGGGAAAAATCGTGACCGTCCTCGAAGGCGGCGCCCCCGGAAGGGCGCAGGCGACCGCTTTCGCAAATCACGCACAATTGCTTATCAATAATCGGCTTCTGCCTGTCGATAAGGGGAAGAAGGAAGAAATCATTTCTTATTCCGATTGGTATGCCTACGCAAAACTGCTCAAAGCGAACTTTCGAAAATACTGGAAAGTCTGA